A genomic segment from Nitrospirae bacterium CG2_30_53_67 encodes:
- a CDS encoding DNA-binding protein: MRKTGIHLLAALLIFSVVSISYAQPWRGGRGSGGWGMGAQYQRMYNVGTVETIAGEIVSIDQMTPMGGMSRGVHLQVKTEKETLAVHLGPEWFLDRLDSTLENGDKIEVKGSRVTISGAPVIIAAEVRKGDQVLILRDDAGIPIWAGWRR, from the coding sequence ATGAGAAAAACAGGGATACATCTATTGGCAGCGCTCTTGATCTTCTCTGTGGTTTCAATATCTTATGCTCAACCGTGGCGTGGCGGGCGTGGAAGCGGCGGCTGGGGCATGGGAGCACAGTACCAGCGGATGTATAATGTGGGTACCGTAGAAACCATCGCCGGAGAGATCGTGAGCATCGACCAAATGACACCCATGGGAGGGATGTCAAGAGGCGTTCACCTGCAGGTGAAAACCGAAAAAGAGACACTCGCCGTTCACCTCGGGCCGGAGTGGTTCCTCGATAGACTCGACAGCACCCTTGAAAATGGCGACAAGATAGAAGTCAAGGGGTCCAGGGTAACCATTTCCGGTGCGCCCGTCATCATTGCGGCGGAAGTCAGAAAAGGCGATCAAGTCCTTATCCTCAGGGACGATGCGGGTATTCCCATATGGGCCGGCTGGAGAAGGTAA
- a CDS encoding ferredoxin has translation MKYLSDVSTLEFDQGKCTGCGRCVEVCPHGVFVMRDKKAMIVDHDLCMECGACAMNCEFDALKVNAGVGCASAIIKSMIKGGEPSCDCSGDDHGACCQ, from the coding sequence ATGAAATATTTATCCGATGTCTCGACTTTGGAGTTTGATCAGGGAAAATGCACCGGGTGCGGGAGATGCGTGGAGGTCTGCCCGCATGGTGTTTTTGTTATGAGAGATAAAAAGGCCATGATTGTGGACCATGACCTTTGCATGGAGTGCGGGGCCTGCGCCATGAATTGTGAGTTTGATGCCCTGAAGGTGAATGCCGGTGTCGGCTGTGCCTCCGCCATCATCAAGAGCATGATCAAAGGCGGCGAGCCCTCCTGTGACTGCAGCGGCGACGACCATGGCGCATGCTGTCAATGA